The genomic region TTTTCAGTTTCTTATTCAGTTTTTTATTTTTAAGCCGATATTCAAGTTCATTATAAGTCATTCCTATTTCGCCTTCATCTGTTTGTCCTGTCCAGAGTCCAGCTGTTGGAGTTTTATAAATTATTTCATCAGGTATGTTTAACTGTTTTGCGAGATTTTTAACTTCTGATTTATGGAGGTTACCTATTGGCAAAATATCTACTCCACCGTCGCCGTATTTCGTAAAATAGCCGATTGACAGTTCTGATTTGTTGCCGGTGCCTACAACGAGATAATTCAATTTATTTGCAAAATAATAAAGTGTAAGCATTCTCAATCTTGGTTTAAGATTTCCTTTTGTAAGTTTATCACCGTTAGGTAAAATTTTTACAAAGTTTTTGTAGGTTTTTGTGAGGTCAACCGTTTCTGTTATCAGGTTAAATTTTTTAGCAAACCTTTTTGCAGTTTCTATATCCTGTTTTGATGTCTCACAGGGTAAAATCAAGCATAACAGATTTTTTGTACCAACCGCTTTCTGACATAAAACGGAAACAACTGCGGAGTCAATCCCGCCTGAAAGCCCGACAACAAACCCGTTTTTTTTGGTATTTTTGACTTTTTTCTTCAGCCAATTGACAATTTTTTGCTCTAATAGTTTACAGTTCATTTTAAATATTCTCCTAACTGGATATAGGGTATAGGGTATAGGGTTCAGGGTTTAGATTTTAATTTTTTCGTTAAAACGATGAGCATTTTATTTACTTCGTTAACTAAACTTATTGCCTTTTCAGATTCCTCAACTGAAATATATTTTAAATCTTTTGCTAACAATAATTGGGTTTCCAATTCTGCACAAGAACCCAATGCTATAGATAAAAACTGGATATATTCTCCAATTATGTTGTCGTTGATATCCTTCGGCTATATTTGATACAATAGAAACAGCACATCTTCTTACTTGCAAAGTTAGTCCATATTGTTCATTTTTAGGAAACTTTTCTGTCAATTTGTACACAATTAATGTTAATTGATATGCTTTCTGCCAGACATATAATTCTTTGTAACTCTGCAACATTTCTATTCCCTAAACCCTATTCCCTAAACCCTGTTATCCAGATTTCTCGTCTTCTGGGACCATCAAATTCGCAGAAATATATTCCCTGCCAGATACCAAGTTGCAGTTTGCCATCAGCGATAATCACTGTTACAGACGAGCCAATAAGTGATGCTTTTATATGTGCGGCAGAATTACCTTCTGAATGTTCATAGTCAGAATCACGCAAAGGGATTTTTTTATCAAGCATCATCAGAATATCTTTTACCACATCGGGGTCTGCGTTCTCGTTAATTGTAATTCCAGCCGTAGTATGCGGCACAAAAACAACGCAAACACCGTCTGAAACTTTCGCTTCAGCAATTTTTTCCCGAACAATTTCGGTTATATCAACAAACTCCGTCTGCTTGTGAGTATTTATGTTGATTCTGAAAAACATTTTTTAAGAAAATTAAATAATCCGTTTTCTATTTGAAAAACACAAATCTAATTCATTTGGAAAAATTCTAAAACCAGTGCCGTGGTCGTGTGGTTTGCCGTCGGGATATTGTCCGATTCTTATGTCTACTTTGATTATTCCTTCTTTCAACAATTTTACAAATTTATCAAAATCAAAACCGCTTAGAAGCCACGCCTCGTTATACCAGAACTCTTCATCTAAACCGATTCCTCTTGAATCTGCCTTAACATATGTTAATCTTGGTATTTTTCTTTCAAATGATTTTTGTAAAGTATCCTTGTCCCAATAACCTAAAATTTCATCACCGAATGAAACAAGATTTACCATTTCATTTTTAATTTCTATCTTAAATCCCGGTTTTCCTTTTAATTGATTGAAATCAATAGCATTTACCATTGTATGAAGTTCGTTTCTACCATTTTTTCTTGTTGATTCATAACCAAATTTTTCTAATAAGACCGAATTTGCTTTTGCCGGCAATGGCGATTTTGTAAATAAGGTAAGCATACTTTTTGCATTTTTTCTGGCAGATTTCAGTTCTGACCGTGCACAATTTGGAGTTGGAACATTATTTTCTTTAATTCCCAATAAATCCTCTAATGTTTTCCCAATACCTATATGTCCTGCTCGGTGAGTTTTAATATATCCCATCTTATTTATTTCTTTTAGTTTTTTTGCAAACTCATTGTAAGTCATAAAGGTTTCCAAAAATCAAGTATGTATTCAAATGTTGTGCTGAGTGTAATATAATTACTTGGCCAGCCAAATATGCCAACATTATTGACTAAATTTCTTTTATCCCAAATGATAATGTTTCGCAATTCGTAACCCACATTTTGCATTTCTTCAATTGCATAACTATGTGTTGGGTATCGTTTATTATTTTCCCACAAATCGTTTATATTTATAATACAATGTGCTTTCGGTTTCAAAAGTGGTAATATTCCTTTATAAATTTCAGCAAGATTTTTTGAATACTCTTTGGGTTTCATAGTCCCAAGATCTCTCGGATTGTTTGAATACTGCTGAATTTTTTTGAAATATTTGTTTTCTCGCAAATCTGCCCGGATGCTTTTATTCAATCTTTGATGATTTAACATATTAGCATATGGTGGTGAGGTAACTACTAATGCAACTGTATTTTCAGAAATATATTTTGGAATATTTATTGCATCGTCGTTTATTATTATCTGTTTTGTTTTTTCAAATTCCAGTTCTTGTTGAGACAATCTTTTTTTTGCAAAGTCGGTGTATTTTTTATTTAAATCAAAACCGACAGCATTTCTGCCAAGTTCTCTTGCCGCTATTAAAGTTGTTCCTATTCCCACAAACGGGTCCAAAACTAATTCTCCTCTATGGGTAAAAAGTTCAATACATTTTTTAGGTAATGCTATTGGAAAAACTGCAGGGTGAATATCTTTATCTCTTATATCTCTTTTTTCGTAATAAAATTCCCAAACAGCGACTTGATTTTTAATCCAATCTTTTGCGGTTAAACAGTTTATACGATTACCAGTGCAATCACAAGTTTTTACATGTGGTATATCAACAGTATTTGCCTCGTATACTATCGACATTTCAGCAACTTTACTTTTCTTTTTTTTCATATTTTATTTTCCACAGCATTTTTTGTATTTTTTGCCGCTACCACAGGGACAAGGGTCGTTGCGCCCGATTTTTTTTGGCATACTTATTAGAGTTTGTTGTGTCTGTTGGGTTCTTTGTGTTTGTGGAGTCAGGATAGCCGAAGGAACTTTTGGCATAATCCGAATTCTTGGTTGGGGCATCATTTGAACTCTGAATATGTATTCTACTGTTTCTTCGCGGATACGGTCCATCATCGTCATAAAAAGAGAAAGTGATTCTTTTTTGTATTCAACAAGCGGGTCTTTCTGTCCGTAAGCGCGCAGTCCAACGCCTTTACGCAGTTGGTCTAAATCATACAGATGATTTTTCCACGCAGTATCAATCACCTGAAGCATTACCTGGCGTTGTATATTCTCATAAATTTCTTTTGTGAACTCAATTTCTCGTCGGGCATAAATCTCTCTGATTTTTTCCAATAGTGTTTGTTTGAATGATTCTTGATTTAATGATGTAATTTCTTCTTTGGAGAATTTTAATTCAAGTCCGAATGTTCTCATTAACCAATTTAAGATTGCTTCCAAATCCCATTTTTCAGGATATTCTTTTTTAGGGCAGTAAAGTTCAAGTTTTTCGTCTAAGGATTCTTCTATCATCTCCCGAATTTTTTCCGAAACAGAAAGCCCTTCAAATATAGAGTTTCTTAATGAATAAACCACTTCACGCTGTTTGCTCATCACATTATCGTATTCCAGCAGATTTTTTCGTATCTCAAAATTCATCTCCTCAACTTTTCGCTGTGCATTTTCTATCGCGCGAGAAACAAGCGGATGCTCTATCACTTCGCCTTCTTTCATACCAAGTTTTTCCATAATTGGTGCGATTCTATCCGAACCAAACAGCCGCATCAGTTCATCTTCTAAAGAAAGATAAAATCTTGACGAGCCCAT from Elusimicrobiota bacterium harbors:
- a CDS encoding four helix bundle protein, which produces MLQSYKELYVWQKAYQLTLIVYKLTEKFPKNEQYGLTLQVRRCAVSIVSNIAEGYQRQHNWRIYPVFIYSIGFLCRIGNPIIVSKRFKIYFS
- a CDS encoding four helix bundle protein; translation: MGSCAELETQLLLAKDLKYISVEESEKAISLVNEVNKMLIVLTKKLKSKP
- a CDS encoding MvaI/BcnI family restriction endonuclease; translated protein: MTYNEFAKKLKEINKMGYIKTHRAGHIGIGKTLEDLLGIKENNVPTPNCARSELKSARKNAKSMLTLFTKSPLPAKANSVLLEKFGYESTRKNGRNELHTMVNAIDFNQLKGKPGFKIEIKNEMVNLVSFGDEILGYWDKDTLQKSFERKIPRLTYVKADSRGIGLDEEFWYNEAWLLSGFDFDKFVKLLKEGIIKVDIRIGQYPDGKPHDHGTGFRIFPNELDLCFSNRKRII
- a CDS encoding DNA methyltransferase, whose translation is MKKKKSKVAEMSIVYEANTVDIPHVKTCDCTGNRINCLTAKDWIKNQVAVWEFYYEKRDIRDKDIHPAVFPIALPKKCIELFTHRGELVLDPFVGIGTTLIAARELGRNAVGFDLNKKYTDFAKKRLSQQELEFEKTKQIIINDDAINIPKYISENTVALVVTSPPYANMLNHQRLNKSIRADLRENKYFKKIQQYSNNPRDLGTMKPKEYSKNLAEIYKGILPLLKPKAHCIININDLWENNKRYPTHSYAIEEMQNVGYELRNIIIWDKRNLVNNVGIFGWPSNYITLSTTFEYILDFWKPL
- a CDS encoding secondary thiamine-phosphate synthase enzyme YjbQ; amino-acid sequence: MFFRININTHKQTEFVDITEIVREKIAEAKVSDGVCVVFVPHTTAGITINENADPDVVKDILMMLDKKIPLRDSDYEHSEGNSAAHIKASLIGSSVTVIIADGKLQLGIWQGIYFCEFDGPRRREIWITGFRE
- a CDS encoding NAD+ synthase codes for the protein MNCKLLEQKIVNWLKKKVKNTKKNGFVVGLSGGIDSAVVSVLCQKAVGTKNLLCLILPCETSKQDIETAKRFAKKFNLITETVDLTKTYKNFVKILPNGDKLTKGNLKPRLRMLTLYYFANKLNYLVVGTGNKSELSIGYFTKYGDGGVDILPIGNLHKSEVKNLAKQLNIPDEIIYKTPTAGLWTGQTDEGEIGMTYNELEYRLKNKKLNKKLKKMLTSAKHKLAPPEIFKHK